From a region of the Burkholderia lata genome:
- a CDS encoding TetR/AcrR family transcriptional regulator, producing MNASSGAEVRQHILNIAKPIMLHKGFSAVGLNEILAAAGIPKGSFYHYFGSKEAFGEALLESYFDGYLEHLDNLLKRQSGTGAERLMTYWRNWLHTQCADDPEGKCLAVKLGAEVSDLSEAMRTVLRHGTSQIIERLAGGIEAGLADGSLSGVADPSHTAAILYELWLGATLLEKIHRNRKPLERAMVETRRMLNLPPLEPSGVQS from the coding sequence ATGAATGCATCTTCAGGCGCGGAAGTCCGCCAGCACATCCTGAATATCGCCAAGCCGATCATGCTCCACAAGGGGTTTTCGGCGGTCGGCCTGAACGAGATTCTCGCTGCGGCGGGCATCCCGAAGGGCTCGTTCTACCATTACTTCGGCTCGAAAGAGGCATTCGGCGAAGCGCTGCTGGAATCGTATTTCGACGGCTATCTCGAGCATCTCGACAACCTGCTCAAGCGTCAGTCCGGCACGGGCGCCGAGCGCCTGATGACGTACTGGCGCAACTGGCTGCACACGCAATGCGCGGACGATCCGGAAGGCAAGTGCCTCGCGGTGAAGCTCGGCGCGGAAGTGTCGGACCTGTCGGAAGCGATGCGCACGGTGCTGCGGCACGGCACGAGCCAGATCATCGAGCGGCTCGCGGGCGGCATCGAGGCCGGGCTGGCCGACGGTTCGCTGAGCGGGGTTGCCGATCCGTCGCATACGGCCGCGATCCTCTACGAGCTGTGGCTGGGCGCAACGCTGCTGGAAAAGATTCACCGTAACCGCAAGCCGCTCGAAAGGGCGATGGTCGAAACGCGGCGCATGCTGAACCTGCCGCCGCTCGAACCGAGCGGAGTGCAGTCGTAA
- a CDS encoding DNA-binding protein, with amino-acid sequence MSDLAADESRLTAEIERLKADFPKTRELYREACALLFFRFGITPTANRLYQLVRKGSMSTPTAVLGEFWAELREKSRVRIEHPDLPADLQAAAGELVAALWSRSSADASAALDALRAEVEAERTAAKAEVAVLQAELARTETALEQRTAALLAAQVRIQELEQVRAADDASRQALQADIERLTADNAEGDRALAQARADFTTQLDRLRDDAGRAEERLRASEKRALQEIDRERLAAARLQKELDVVALRTEQRDAQQRKDGAALQAQLGDALHRCGVLQGQLDGAQATDAARGKELDALRREMTALSRRSALRGAKAAPAAQRDERRARTRKRADEAPPR; translated from the coding sequence ATGTCCGATCTCGCTGCCGACGAATCCCGCCTGACCGCCGAAATCGAGCGTCTCAAGGCCGACTTCCCGAAAACTCGCGAGCTGTATCGCGAAGCCTGCGCACTGCTGTTCTTCCGCTTCGGCATCACGCCTACCGCGAACCGCCTGTACCAACTCGTCCGCAAGGGCAGCATGAGCACGCCGACGGCCGTCCTCGGCGAGTTCTGGGCCGAGCTGCGGGAAAAGAGTCGCGTGCGCATCGAGCATCCCGATCTGCCCGCCGATCTGCAGGCGGCCGCCGGTGAGCTGGTTGCAGCGTTATGGAGTCGGTCAAGCGCCGACGCGTCAGCCGCGCTCGACGCATTGCGCGCCGAAGTCGAAGCCGAGCGGACGGCGGCGAAGGCGGAAGTCGCGGTGCTGCAGGCCGAACTGGCTCGCACCGAAACCGCGCTGGAGCAACGCACGGCCGCCCTGCTGGCCGCGCAGGTGCGCATTCAGGAACTGGAGCAGGTGAGGGCGGCGGACGACGCATCGCGGCAAGCGCTGCAAGCGGATATCGAACGCCTCACGGCCGACAACGCGGAAGGCGACCGTGCACTCGCGCAGGCACGCGCGGATTTCACCACCCAGCTCGACCGATTGCGCGACGATGCCGGGCGGGCCGAGGAACGCTTGCGCGCGTCGGAGAAGCGGGCGCTTCAGGAGATCGATCGCGAGCGGCTCGCGGCCGCGCGGCTACAGAAGGAACTCGATGTGGTGGCATTGCGCACGGAGCAGCGCGATGCGCAGCAGCGCAAGGATGGGGCTGCGCTGCAGGCGCAGCTCGGCGACGCGCTGCACCGATGCGGCGTGCTGCAAGGGCAGCTCGACGGCGCGCAGGCGACCGATGCCGCACGGGGCAAGGAACTCGATGCGCTGCGGCGCGAAATGACAGCGCTCTCGCGCCGGTCGGCGCTGCGTGGCGCCAAGGCGGCGCCAGCCGCACAACGGGACGAGCGGAGGGCGCGCACGCGAAAGCGCGCAGACGAAGCGCCGCCGCGTTGA
- a CDS encoding papain-like cysteine protease family protein — protein MVDVRLNVPMVDQSGVKKTKSGSKALKNACWYAAACMVSYFHRPGPRLGIPALWRADQGLPSSRIPDLCAVEGLMALNQPTVITPEWLAAVLTEFGPIWAAGKFLDRPDESDDEIGHVIVITGIRHGMVHYNDPEGPPVRTMLLSTLDTGRHTPDGLLVKRPDCY, from the coding sequence ATGGTGGACGTCAGATTGAACGTGCCGATGGTCGATCAGAGCGGCGTCAAGAAGACCAAGTCAGGCTCCAAAGCCCTGAAAAACGCGTGCTGGTATGCGGCGGCGTGCATGGTTTCGTACTTCCATCGCCCCGGGCCGCGTCTGGGCATTCCGGCGCTATGGCGGGCGGACCAGGGGCTCCCCTCGTCCAGGATCCCCGACTTGTGCGCGGTCGAAGGACTCATGGCGCTCAATCAGCCGACGGTCATTACGCCCGAGTGGCTGGCCGCGGTACTGACGGAGTTCGGTCCAATCTGGGCCGCGGGGAAATTCCTGGACAGGCCTGACGAGTCCGATGACGAAATCGGTCACGTGATCGTCATCACGGGGATCAGGCATGGCATGGTTCACTACAACGACCCGGAGGGGCCGCCCGTGCGGACGATGCTTCTGTCGACACTCGATACCGGTCGGCACACACCCGACGGACTGCTGGTGAAGCGACCGGACTGTTATTGA
- a CDS encoding HAMP domain-containing protein, translating to MRTFRIGFRGLFVKLVPTFIVVGFVAMVLSSVLTSVLWRAHAESDIRRFLGNLDRPALAAATGTVDLRDPVACRAAADALFWQIARVGARDVMDFAPMMGFFGAGRLQVRIARPDGAGCATAPAASPLLSDAFSAASTNLAAPDTMLRRDGDWAIVTPVALAGGAIAQIGVHYWPGWQLHYEIADDASAYDLIRTVLYLGAMGASFAGLLVWLLVRRVRRMTAAADRWAAGDLSARIADQSRDELGELAAHFNRMADALARAFGMQKALAVSVERTRIARDLHDTAKQRSFVLGLKLTELEYEAQRHPDLLPTVGAARRLADHLQQDLDNVVTGFSLPAIAEDGLRAAVSQAVHDLLAGSGIDWSLDLPESTAHALDAHPSAAHELLMITHEAAANALRHSGCRRIDIACEPGDAVRASPGTPASRWRWVVRDDGSGFDPAAVPVGMGLGNLRWRADALPGGMLDIASGADGTRVTVHFNPMETA from the coding sequence TTGCGCACATTCCGGATCGGCTTCCGAGGCTTGTTCGTCAAGCTCGTGCCGACGTTCATTGTCGTGGGGTTCGTGGCGATGGTGCTGTCGTCGGTGCTGACGAGCGTGCTCTGGCGTGCGCATGCCGAAAGCGATATCCGCCGGTTTCTCGGCAACCTCGACCGCCCTGCGCTGGCCGCTGCGACCGGCACCGTCGACCTGCGTGACCCGGTTGCGTGCCGCGCGGCGGCCGACGCCCTGTTCTGGCAGATCGCACGCGTCGGCGCACGCGACGTGATGGATTTCGCGCCGATGATGGGCTTCTTCGGCGCCGGTCGGCTCCAGGTGCGCATTGCACGGCCGGACGGTGCCGGATGCGCAACCGCGCCGGCCGCGTCGCCGCTGCTGTCCGACGCGTTCTCTGCTGCTTCAACCAATCTGGCCGCGCCCGACACGATGCTGCGCCGCGATGGCGACTGGGCCATCGTCACGCCCGTCGCGCTGGCGGGCGGCGCCATCGCGCAGATTGGCGTCCATTACTGGCCGGGCTGGCAACTGCACTACGAGATCGCCGACGATGCGTCGGCGTACGACCTGATACGCACCGTGCTGTATCTCGGCGCGATGGGCGCGAGCTTCGCGGGGCTGCTGGTCTGGTTGCTGGTGCGGCGCGTCCGGCGGATGACGGCTGCGGCCGATCGCTGGGCGGCCGGCGACCTGTCGGCGCGGATCGCCGACCAGTCGCGCGACGAGCTCGGCGAACTGGCCGCGCATTTCAACCGGATGGCCGATGCGCTCGCGCGTGCGTTCGGGATGCAGAAGGCGCTCGCGGTGTCGGTCGAGCGCACGCGGATCGCGCGCGACCTGCACGACACCGCGAAGCAGCGCAGCTTCGTGCTCGGCCTCAAGCTGACCGAGCTGGAGTACGAAGCGCAGCGCCACCCCGACCTGTTGCCGACCGTCGGTGCGGCGCGGCGCCTGGCCGATCATCTTCAGCAGGATCTCGACAACGTGGTGACCGGCTTCAGCCTGCCCGCGATCGCTGAGGACGGCCTGCGGGCAGCCGTTTCGCAGGCGGTGCACGACCTGCTGGCCGGCTCGGGCATCGACTGGTCGCTCGATCTGCCGGAAAGCACCGCGCATGCACTCGACGCCCACCCGTCAGCCGCGCACGAACTGCTGATGATCACGCACGAGGCCGCCGCGAATGCGTTGCGCCATAGCGGCTGCCGCCGCATCGACATCGCGTGCGAACCGGGCGACGCCGTGCGTGCCTCCCCCGGTACGCCGGCGTCGCGCTGGCGCTGGGTCGTGCGCGACGACGGCAGCGGCTTCGACCCGGCTGCCGTGCCGGTCGGCATGGGTCTCGGCAACCTGCGCTGGCGCGCGGATGCGCTGCCCGGCGGCATGCTCGACATCGCGTCGGGCGCGGACGGCACGCGCGTGACCGTCCATTTCAATCCGATGGAGACGGCATGA
- a CDS encoding response regulator transcription factor, with product MTTILIADDHAVVREGIRGLLRLDASFEIVAETDDGTSTVEQVRAHRPDVLLLDLMMPGMGQAGVPAAIRAIRAASADTHIMVLTSSDDDALALAAIDAGADSFLLKSMRGERLLQAIHAAVHGEPTLHPGIAQRMIGALRKPPLSPFAALTARELEVLRCLAEGGSNARIAATLGITEKTVKTHLGNVMSKLHLSDRTQAVALAWREGLMAPKA from the coding sequence ATGACCACCATCCTGATTGCGGATGACCACGCAGTCGTGCGCGAAGGCATCCGCGGGCTGTTGCGGCTCGATGCGTCGTTCGAGATCGTCGCGGAAACCGACGACGGAACCTCGACGGTCGAGCAAGTGCGGGCGCATCGTCCCGACGTGCTGCTGCTCGACCTGATGATGCCCGGCATGGGTCAAGCGGGCGTGCCCGCCGCCATTCGCGCGATCCGGGCAGCCAGCGCCGACACGCACATCATGGTGCTGACGTCGTCGGACGACGATGCGCTCGCCCTCGCCGCGATCGACGCCGGCGCCGATTCGTTCCTGCTGAAATCGATGCGCGGCGAGCGTCTGCTGCAGGCGATCCATGCGGCCGTCCACGGCGAACCGACGCTGCACCCCGGCATCGCGCAGCGCATGATCGGCGCGTTGCGCAAGCCGCCGCTCAGCCCGTTCGCCGCGCTGACCGCGCGCGAACTGGAGGTGCTGCGCTGCCTGGCAGAAGGCGGCAGCAATGCGCGCATCGCCGCGACGCTCGGCATTACGGAAAAAACCGTCAAGACGCATCTCGGCAACGTGATGTCGAAGCTGCATCTGTCCGATCGCACGCAGGCCGTCGCGCTCGCGTGGCGGGAGGGGCTGATGGCGCCGAAGGCCTGA
- a CDS encoding DUF4156 domain-containing protein — MRPVWLLFLPAALAACAPLEPSAASRDVRIVMRDPGGTCRHLGDVTGSQGNFLIGGFIPDTTLETGARNDLKNRAAALGGNVVVLLTQRGVQSGSFDGSEGGYLRQTGVTLTGSVYRCPGAGA, encoded by the coding sequence ATGAGACCTGTCTGGCTGCTGTTCCTTCCTGCCGCGCTGGCAGCGTGCGCGCCGCTCGAGCCTTCCGCTGCCAGCCGCGACGTGCGCATCGTCATGCGCGACCCCGGCGGCACCTGCCGTCACCTCGGTGACGTGACGGGCAGCCAGGGCAACTTCCTGATCGGCGGCTTCATTCCGGACACGACGCTCGAAACCGGCGCGCGCAACGACCTGAAGAACCGCGCGGCCGCACTCGGCGGCAACGTCGTGGTGCTGCTCACGCAGCGCGGCGTGCAGAGCGGGAGTTTCGACGGTAGCGAAGGCGGTTATCTGCGGCAGACCGGCGTCACGCTGACCGGCAGCGTCTATCGCTGCCCGGGCGCCGGAGCGTGA
- a CDS encoding MFS transporter, with translation MATSPNGAAGAPPRIGSIVGGLAGNLIEWYDFLAYSIFSIYFAPAFFPADRPTVQLMNTAAIAAVGYIARPAGSWLVGLYADRRGRKAALTKSVLAMCAGSMLIAVTPGYATIGVLAPALLVTARLLQGLSMGGEYGTSATYLSEIAPPDRRGFYVGFLQVSVVAGQLVALGLMLVMQRIFAGTHDLEHWGWRIPFFVGGVLALFALYMRRNVVESDAFIASRARAAKTRMTADLAAHWRELLLAIGITVGGTVAFYTYTVYMQKYLVNSVGLHKETATWICTAALLLYMPLQPLFGLVSDRVGRRPVLLWFGIGGTLLSVPIFTTLGHVHEPLAAFALVFAGLVVLSGFTSVHMLVKAELFPPQIRALAVGLPYALTTAILGGTTEFVALRLKASGNETMFFWYVAACAAISLLVYWRMPETHPTKRERASRPAVAAPASR, from the coding sequence GTGGCAACTTCACCTAACGGAGCGGCCGGTGCGCCGCCGCGCATCGGTTCGATCGTCGGCGGCCTGGCCGGCAACCTGATCGAGTGGTACGACTTTCTCGCGTACAGCATCTTCTCGATCTATTTCGCGCCGGCGTTCTTTCCGGCCGACCGGCCGACCGTGCAGCTGATGAACACCGCAGCGATCGCGGCGGTCGGGTACATCGCGCGGCCGGCGGGGAGCTGGCTCGTCGGCCTGTATGCGGACCGGCGCGGACGCAAGGCGGCGCTGACGAAGTCGGTGCTCGCGATGTGCGCGGGATCGATGTTGATCGCCGTCACGCCCGGCTACGCGACGATCGGCGTGCTCGCGCCGGCGCTGCTGGTCACCGCGCGGCTGCTGCAGGGGCTCAGCATGGGCGGTGAATACGGCACCAGCGCAACCTACCTGAGCGAGATCGCGCCGCCGGACCGGCGCGGCTTCTACGTCGGCTTCCTGCAGGTGAGCGTGGTCGCCGGCCAGCTCGTCGCGCTCGGCCTGATGCTCGTGATGCAGCGGATCTTCGCCGGCACGCACGACCTCGAACATTGGGGCTGGCGGATTCCGTTCTTCGTCGGCGGCGTGCTCGCACTGTTCGCGCTTTACATGCGCCGCAACGTCGTGGAAAGCGACGCGTTCATCGCCAGCCGGGCGCGCGCGGCGAAGACGCGCATGACGGCCGACCTCGCGGCCCACTGGCGCGAACTGCTGCTCGCGATCGGGATCACGGTCGGCGGCACCGTGGCGTTCTACACGTACACGGTCTACATGCAGAAGTACCTCGTCAATTCGGTCGGGCTGCACAAGGAAACGGCGACCTGGATCTGCACCGCCGCGCTGCTGCTGTACATGCCGCTGCAACCGCTGTTCGGCCTCGTGTCGGACCGCGTCGGCCGCCGGCCGGTACTGCTGTGGTTCGGGATCGGCGGCACGCTGCTGTCCGTGCCGATCTTCACGACGCTCGGGCACGTGCACGAGCCGCTTGCGGCGTTCGCGCTGGTATTCGCGGGACTGGTCGTGCTGAGCGGCTTCACGTCGGTGCACATGCTGGTCAAGGCCGAGCTGTTCCCGCCGCAGATCCGCGCGCTGGCGGTCGGGCTGCCTTATGCGCTGACGACGGCGATCCTCGGCGGCACGACCGAATTCGTCGCGCTGCGGCTGAAGGCAAGTGGCAACGAGACGATGTTCTTCTGGTACGTCGCCGCGTGCGCGGCGATCTCGCTGCTCGTGTACTGGCGGATGCCGGAGACGCATCCGACAAAGCGCGAACGCGCGTCGCGGCCGGCAGTCGCCGCGCCGGCTTCGCGCTGA
- a CDS encoding isocitrate lyase/PEP mutase family protein, which yields MSDHTALRRAGFRRSIAARQGLLVAGTFNALSARVAADLGFGALYLSGAGVTNMSLGLPDLGFVGLGELAEHTARVRDAVELPLMVDADTGFGNALNVLHTVRTLERSGADAIQLEDQVLPKKCGHFAGKEVIPAGEMVGKLKAAVDARVDPNLLIVARTDAAAVHGIDDAIERAHRYAEAGADVLFIEAMDTAEDVERLPALFDTPQLINIVIGGKTPTRSRDDLARLGYGVVLYANAALQGAVHGMQAALTVLRDTGRLDEDPALVAPFAERQRLVDKARFDALDARYGADRA from the coding sequence ATGTCCGATCACACCGCACTTCGTCGCGCCGGGTTCCGGCGCAGCATCGCCGCCCGCCAGGGGCTGCTCGTCGCCGGCACGTTCAATGCGCTCAGCGCCAGGGTCGCGGCCGATCTCGGCTTCGGCGCGCTGTACCTGAGCGGCGCCGGCGTCACCAACATGTCGCTCGGGTTGCCCGATCTTGGCTTCGTCGGGCTCGGCGAACTGGCCGAGCACACCGCACGCGTGCGCGATGCGGTCGAACTGCCGCTGATGGTCGATGCCGATACGGGCTTCGGCAATGCGCTGAACGTGCTGCACACCGTGCGGACGCTCGAGCGCAGCGGCGCCGACGCAATCCAGCTCGAGGATCAGGTGCTGCCGAAGAAATGCGGCCATTTCGCGGGCAAGGAAGTGATTCCGGCCGGCGAGATGGTCGGCAAGCTGAAGGCGGCCGTCGATGCGCGTGTGGACCCGAACCTGCTGATCGTCGCGCGCACCGATGCGGCTGCCGTCCACGGCATCGACGACGCGATCGAGCGTGCGCATCGCTATGCGGAAGCGGGCGCCGACGTGCTGTTCATCGAGGCGATGGACACGGCAGAGGATGTCGAGCGTTTGCCGGCGCTGTTCGATACGCCGCAACTCATCAACATCGTGATCGGCGGCAAGACGCCGACGCGCTCGCGCGACGACCTGGCGCGTCTCGGCTACGGCGTGGTGCTGTATGCGAACGCAGCACTGCAAGGCGCGGTGCACGGGATGCAGGCCGCGCTGACGGTGCTGCGCGATACGGGCCGGCTCGACGAAGACCCCGCACTCGTCGCGCCGTTCGCCGAACGGCAGCGGCTCGTCGACAAGGCCCGCTTCGACGCGCTCGACGCCCGCTATGGGGCCGACCGCGCGTAA
- a CDS encoding amidohydrolase family protein, which yields MDRLVNHLVEQAPAASSVDAWYAGDPAVAAIDAHAHVFARGLPLAPVVRHAPDYDASLDAYVAHLAAHGITHAVLVQPSFLGTDNTYFVDVLRRYPRRFRGVAMVDPSISDRDLDALDRAGVVGMRLNLVGLPIPDFGAPDWRALFARINALGWHVEIHRGIEDLHAITAPLLAQSCTLVIDHFGRPSPALGERAPSFRRLLLLADTGRVWVKLSAAYRNNLAGDGAIDAFGAARALRTAFTAERLVWASDWPHTQHRERVDFDATVAALERWLPDPGERLRVLRDTPRTLFRFDQ from the coding sequence ATGGATCGTCTCGTGAATCACCTCGTCGAACAGGCTCCGGCCGCGTCGTCAGTGGACGCGTGGTATGCGGGGGACCCGGCCGTGGCCGCCATCGATGCGCATGCGCACGTGTTTGCGCGCGGCCTGCCGCTCGCACCCGTGGTCCGGCATGCGCCCGACTACGACGCGTCGCTCGACGCGTACGTCGCGCATCTCGCCGCGCACGGCATCACGCACGCGGTGCTGGTACAGCCGAGCTTCCTCGGCACCGACAACACCTACTTCGTCGACGTGCTGCGTCGCTACCCGCGCCGCTTCCGCGGTGTCGCGATGGTCGATCCGTCGATTTCGGACCGCGATCTCGATGCGCTCGACCGGGCAGGCGTGGTCGGGATGCGGCTGAACCTCGTCGGGCTGCCGATCCCGGATTTCGGCGCGCCCGACTGGCGCGCGTTGTTCGCCCGTATCAACGCGCTCGGCTGGCATGTCGAGATCCATCGCGGCATCGAGGATCTGCATGCGATCACCGCGCCGCTGCTCGCGCAGTCGTGCACGCTGGTGATCGACCATTTCGGCCGCCCGTCGCCCGCGCTCGGCGAGCGCGCGCCCAGCTTCCGCCGCCTGCTGTTGCTCGCGGATACCGGCCGCGTCTGGGTCAAGCTGTCGGCTGCCTATCGCAACAACCTGGCCGGCGACGGCGCGATCGATGCATTCGGTGCCGCGCGAGCGCTGCGCACCGCGTTCACAGCCGAGCGGCTGGTATGGGCCAGCGACTGGCCGCACACGCAGCATCGCGAGCGCGTCGATTTCGATGCGACGGTTGCGGCGCTCGAGCGCTGGCTGCCCGACCCCGGCGAGCGCCTGCGCGTGCTGCGCGATACGCCGCGAACCCTGTTTCGTTTCGACCAATGA
- a CDS encoding MFS transporter, whose amino-acid sequence MNWTRELSTTERRTLRGCFAGWALDGLDTQMFSLVIPVLLTTWGIGKGQAGLIGGATLVSGALGGLLAGMIADRYGRVRALQITVCWFSLFTFLSAFAQNFEQLLVLKALQGLGFGGEWTAGAVLLAETVGARHRGKAMGIVQSAWGFGWGGAVLLYMLVFAWLPAEWAWRVLFAIGALPALLVLYIRRAIPEPPRAATPVDASAQATASADEGPTIGIFDRSVVRATVVGGLIGVGAHGGYHAITIWLPTYLKTERHLSVLGTGAYLAVVIVAFICGCFLSAYLQDRIGRRRNVMLFAACCAVMVNLYVFLPLNDVAMLLLGFPLGLFSAGIPATLGTLFNELYPRNVRGRGVGFCYNFGRIVSAGFPVLVGRMGESLPLGTALGIDAGIAYGLVVIAVWFLPETGTRRLSGAAPAGNADTESQPRAEASL is encoded by the coding sequence TTGAACTGGACCCGCGAGCTATCGACGACCGAACGGCGCACCTTGCGCGGCTGCTTTGCCGGCTGGGCACTCGACGGGCTCGACACGCAGATGTTCAGTCTCGTGATCCCCGTGCTGCTCACGACCTGGGGCATCGGCAAGGGGCAGGCCGGCCTGATCGGCGGCGCGACGCTCGTATCGGGCGCGCTCGGCGGGTTGCTGGCCGGGATGATCGCCGATCGCTACGGGCGCGTGCGGGCGCTGCAGATCACCGTGTGCTGGTTCTCGCTGTTCACGTTCCTGAGCGCGTTCGCACAGAACTTCGAGCAGTTGCTGGTGCTGAAGGCGCTGCAGGGGCTCGGGTTCGGCGGCGAGTGGACCGCCGGCGCGGTGCTGCTCGCCGAAACGGTCGGCGCGCGTCATCGCGGCAAGGCGATGGGCATCGTGCAGAGTGCCTGGGGCTTCGGCTGGGGCGGGGCCGTGCTGCTGTACATGCTGGTGTTCGCGTGGCTGCCGGCCGAATGGGCGTGGCGCGTGCTGTTCGCGATCGGCGCGCTGCCCGCACTGCTGGTGCTGTATATCCGCCGCGCGATTCCGGAGCCGCCGCGCGCGGCGACGCCGGTCGACGCATCGGCGCAGGCAACGGCGAGCGCCGACGAAGGGCCGACGATCGGCATCTTCGACCGCTCCGTGGTGCGCGCGACGGTGGTCGGCGGGCTGATTGGCGTCGGTGCGCACGGCGGCTATCACGCGATCACGATCTGGCTGCCGACCTACCTGAAGACCGAGCGCCACCTGTCGGTGCTGGGCACCGGCGCATATCTCGCGGTCGTGATCGTCGCGTTCATCTGCGGCTGCTTCCTCAGCGCGTACCTGCAGGACCGGATCGGCCGCCGTCGCAACGTGATGCTGTTCGCCGCGTGCTGCGCGGTGATGGTGAACCTGTACGTGTTCCTGCCGCTGAACGACGTCGCGATGCTGCTGCTCGGTTTCCCGCTCGGCCTGTTCTCGGCCGGCATTCCGGCGACGCTCGGCACGCTGTTCAACGAGCTTTACCCGCGCAACGTGCGCGGCCGCGGCGTCGGCTTTTGCTACAACTTCGGCCGCATCGTATCGGCCGGCTTCCCGGTGCTGGTCGGACGGATGGGCGAGTCGCTGCCGCTCGGCACGGCACTCGGCATCGACGCGGGCATCGCGTACGGGCTGGTCGTGATCGCGGTGTGGTTCCTGCCCGAAACGGGCACCCGCCGGCTGTCCGGCGCGGCGCCGGCCGGCAACGCGGATACCGAAAGCCAGCCGCGCGCCGAGGCGTCGCTGTAG
- a CDS encoding LysR family transcriptional regulator, whose amino-acid sequence MEIRHVRYFLAIVDTGSFTRAANELGIAQPALSQALNRMEKELGVRLFDRSRRGATLTAAGLAMVDDLRLSLARLDAAAHRAGEIGAQRAGRLTIGFVSAALFDTLPRAIRALRESTPDVELVMREMSNAEQAIALERGEIDIGLLHTPVPVNGRMREKLIRRDPLVAVLPKDFRRQPDGTVTLEDLAGTGLVWFPHDQLPLIRAGILSAFRQAGHPVDIVLDVNRTLTVVSCVAAGCGVSLLPQSIHTFAFEGVAYGTVRDGAALPLFELGAIWPARSRPTLADRFAALLPSADGQR is encoded by the coding sequence ATGGAAATCAGGCACGTTCGCTACTTCCTCGCGATCGTCGATACCGGCAGTTTCACGCGCGCGGCCAACGAACTTGGCATTGCGCAGCCGGCGCTCAGCCAGGCGCTGAACCGGATGGAGAAGGAACTGGGGGTCCGGCTGTTCGATCGCTCGCGGCGCGGGGCCACGCTGACGGCGGCCGGCCTCGCGATGGTCGACGACCTGCGCCTGAGCCTCGCGCGCCTCGACGCGGCCGCGCACCGGGCCGGCGAGATCGGCGCGCAGCGCGCCGGGCGCCTGACGATCGGGTTCGTCAGCGCCGCGCTGTTCGACACGCTGCCGCGCGCGATCCGCGCGCTGCGCGAAAGCACGCCCGACGTCGAACTCGTGATGCGCGAGATGAGCAATGCCGAGCAGGCGATCGCGCTCGAGCGCGGCGAGATCGACATCGGGCTGCTGCATACGCCGGTCCCCGTCAACGGCCGAATGCGCGAGAAGCTGATCCGGCGCGATCCGCTCGTCGCCGTGCTGCCGAAGGATTTCCGGCGCCAGCCCGACGGCACGGTCACGCTGGAGGATCTCGCCGGCACCGGCCTCGTGTGGTTTCCGCACGACCAGTTGCCGCTGATCCGCGCCGGCATCCTCAGCGCATTCCGGCAGGCCGGGCACCCGGTCGACATCGTGCTCGACGTGAACCGCACGCTCACCGTGGTCTCGTGCGTCGCCGCCGGATGCGGCGTGTCGCTGCTGCCGCAGTCGATCCATACGTTCGCGTTCGAAGGCGTCGCCTACGGCACCGTCCGCGATGGCGCCGCGCTGCCGCTGTTCGAACTCGGCGCGATCTGGCCCGCGCGGTCGCGCCCGACACTCGCGGATCGCTTCGCCGCGCTGCTGCCGTCGGCGGACGGCCAGCGCTGA
- a CDS encoding cation diffusion facilitator family transporter → MQRTSRATPHVYAATSRALAVSLAINLLLLVVETVAAWSAHSSGLLADVAHAAIDLAADALILVACRLDARLPPERRPTYEPLALAGLGALLVATGAQMIWHATNRFATPPVVQPGATTLALVAVTLAGKAVLSHWMLRKARETGSALLEASGWHVRTDALSSLLAALAMSAALVGFGRLDDLAALAIGALVIRTGVGFIRRGCAQWPALSAWADRSTRGSRT, encoded by the coding sequence ATGCAGCGCACGTCGCGCGCCACGCCCCACGTTTATGCGGCCACGTCCCGCGCCCTCGCCGTCAGTCTCGCGATCAACCTGCTGCTGCTCGTCGTCGAGACGGTCGCGGCGTGGTCCGCGCATTCGTCGGGGTTGCTCGCGGACGTCGCACACGCGGCGATCGATCTCGCAGCCGATGCCCTGATCCTCGTTGCGTGCCGGCTCGACGCGCGCCTGCCGCCGGAGCGACGCCCGACCTACGAACCGCTCGCGCTCGCGGGCCTCGGCGCGTTGCTCGTTGCGACCGGCGCGCAGATGATCTGGCATGCGACGAACCGGTTCGCGACGCCGCCCGTCGTGCAGCCGGGCGCAACGACGCTCGCACTCGTCGCCGTCACGCTCGCCGGCAAGGCCGTGCTGTCGCACTGGATGCTGCGCAAGGCGCGCGAGACGGGTTCAGCGTTGCTCGAGGCGAGCGGCTGGCATGTGCGGACCGATGCGCTGTCGTCGCTGCTGGCGGCGCTCGCGATGAGCGCGGCACTGGTCGGCTTCGGCCGTCTCGACGATCTGGCGGCGCTCGCGATCGGCGCGCTTGTGATCCGTACGGGTGTCGGTTTCATCCGGCGCGGCTGTGCGCAGTGGCCCGCGCTGTCGGCATGGGCCGATCGGTCGACGCGTGGCTCGCGAACGTAG